One region of Desulfurobacterium indicum genomic DNA includes:
- a CDS encoding transposase — MRNGITSWGTPHKYQPQEAKMELQKILPDLVKEVVKQTLESIMTAEREVFLKEHGGTKNGFYVRNLDTVIGKLENLRIPRDREGKFRTKLIEPYRRRDINLEDLILGMFASGMSARAVAQALESVFELKYSPSTISKISQVTLEEI, encoded by the coding sequence TTGAGAAATGGGATAACCTCCTGGGGAACACCCCACAAATACCAACCCCAGGAGGCAAAAATGGAACTACAGAAGATTTTACCAGACCTAGTTAAGGAAGTGGTAAAGCAAACCTTAGAGTCAATCATGACGGCTGAAAGAGAAGTGTTTCTTAAAGAACATGGAGGAACAAAGAACGGCTTTTACGTTAGAAACTTAGATACTGTTATCGGTAAGCTTGAAAATCTGAGAATTCCAAGAGATAGAGAGGGAAAATTCAGAACAAAGTTGATAGAACCTTATAGAAGAAGAGATATCAATCTTGAAGACTTAATACTTGGGATGTTTGCCTCTGGTATGAGTGCAAGAGCAGTAGCCCAGGCTCTTGAAAGCGTGTTTGAACTTAAATACTCACCCTCAACCATAAGCAAAATATCGCAGGTAACCTTAGAGGAAATA